TGTTGTGATTACTTCTGCATTCGCGGGAGGAAGAAGTGTATGACTTAATTGATTATACTCACTCATTCTATGACTCCCAGCTCTTAAAGTTTGCTAGTTCGTTAAAGCCAGCTTTTTCTTTTGCCTGATCCGCATCTTTAGCCAGCTCTGTATCTTGAACTTCATCCAGTCCTTCAATATTTTCAATTCGCCCGAAGATTAGCCCCATAACACCAACGGCATAAATGTCGTCACCTTCGAGTTCCAGTAGAACTTGTGGCAAGCTTTCGAAGGCTTGACCAGAAACGATGATCCCATGCCTTCGTATGTCGAAGGTCGACAAATGATAAGGGCATTGCCCCACAACACGGTGTTCATCTATTGCCTTATAGTTACCGGTTAACGGCCCGCCTTGATGAGTACACATCATTGAAAACGCGACCACATCCCTTTGTTCACCAATACCACCACCGCAGGCAATATCCGTTTTTGTCAGCATAGCGATAGAGTTAGGACCATTATCAGGATATTGAAAATACACCGCTTCATGGTTAATTAACTGACTCATTTTTGCAATTTTTTTACGAGGATAGCCCGCCACTCTTCCGTGAGCCTCTTGCTGTTGCTCAGTACCCGCAAACAAAGTGATAGGTACCAAAGAAATGGCTGTCGCAGCGCCTGAATAAAGTAGAAAGTCACGACGAGAAAGCATGCACTTAGCATGACCTTTATCTGATTTTTCACCTGTAACCGATAAAGGCTCTGGTGATGTTTGAAATATTTGTGAGTTATGAATAGCCAAACTAGAGGCATTGGATTTTATCGACATTATTTTCTTGCCTCTAGGATCTGTTCTTTTGTATACATCGCTTCGTAAGGCGGAAGTTCAGGCTCTTCAATTGATATCTGTTCCCCAGAGAAGGCTTCGACAAAGCTAAGCAAATCTTGTTTCTCTTGGTCATTCAAGCCTAATGGTACGATTAAAGGTGACTTGGTTTGCGGAAAACCAGTTGAACGACCATCACTTGCGATGCCGCCACGGTTGTAAAAATCAATCACATCACTGAGCGTAGGGATCGCACCATTGTGCATGTAGGGCGCGGTATATTTTGTATATCGGATGCTTGGCGTTCTGAATTTCCCAAGCATTTCTTTGCGCTTCGCTCTGAAATACGCGCCTGGGTCAGCCTTAGTTTCTCGGTACATTTTTTCCGTTACGCCTTTTGAATAAAGCTCGAAGCGGAAGGTAATTTGCGCCAACTCATCGTCTTCCCACCATAAACTTGGTGGTACGCCAATGTTGTAAAACTTTTGGTCAGACGCGAGAGGTCCATTATGGCAAGCCAAACAATTGGCTTTGCCTTCGAACAATCGCTTACCTCGAATTTGTTGCTTGGTTAGTGCTGAACGGTCGCCTCGTAAGTATTGATCAATCGGTGTGTCTGTTTGCACTAATGTGCGTTCAAAGGCTGAAATTGCACGCCAAGCATTATGAATTTTCGGTGTGTCATCACCAAAGACCTGTTTAAATCGCTTAACGTATTCGGGTACTAGCGCTAAGCGGGCTTCCATGATGTCATCTTCACCATTACCAGCTACGGCACCTTTCGCAGCGTCTTTCGCTTGAGTTTCTAATGACATCGCGCTGCCCGCCCAAAAAAATTTATCGTAATACGCAGCATTAATAATGGTTTGGCTATTTCGCCAGTGAACGGTACCGGGATACCCCATAGACAAATCGTCAGGAAACCCCCAACCTTGAGTTTGAATATGACAGCCAGAACATGGGCTGCTAGTGTCACCGCTCAATCTCCCGTCATAAAACAGAATCTTTCCTAATTCGATTTTCTCTGGCGTTTGTTTGTTATCTAACGGGATTGGCACTTCCCCTAGTGGGGCTAAACTGTGTCCTGCATTCGCGAAAAATGGGAAGAACGCGCCCAAAAATAAAATTACAGTCAACGATAAACAGGTAGAGTTAATTCTTAGCATTTGACCAGTCCTCTGTGTATTCATAGCCAAAGTCATATTCTAACCATTCGTATTCATCACCGATTAACGGATCGCCTGATAAGGACTCCAAAAAAGCCACTAATGCAGCTTGCTCTTGCTTGCTCAACGACAATGGTTTCATCCGCTGATCTTTGTTCGAGTCTTGCCCTCCACCACGATTATAAAAATCGACAACCTCATCCAATGTACTCAACATCCCGTTGTGCATATATGGCGCGGTATAAGTCAGCTCTCTGAGGGAAGGAGTAATGAAAGAGCCTCGGTCCGAACCGTCTGCTTTATGAGTTTGAACATGAGCCCCGACATCACGCTTTAATGCCAAATAATCTTGTATACCCATAAACATATTGAATGCTAAGAAGCTTTGGTGACGCATAGGGTCGGTAAAAATATCAGGGTTCTCAGGCACGCCAGTATTATGCGCTAACCCATCACTGAATAACTCCCCTGTATGGCATTGGCTGCATCCAGCCTTTCCAGTAAACAAAGCCTGACCTTGAGAAGCCAGAGCGGAAAGGTTATTCAAATCATAAGGGGAGTTTTTAGACGTTAGAGTTTTTAAATATTCGGGCAAGGCTTTACGCACACCGCCATTGGATGGCTCACCTAGACCTGCTTTTTGAAACATTTCAACGTAGATAGGATCTTGTTTTATGCGCTCTTGCATGAGGCGCATATCCATATTCATTAGCCAATCTTCTGTAATATTTTCTCTTACTACATCATTTAAGTTGGTGCCAATGCGCCCGTCATGAAACCAAACTTCTTTATATGCCGTATTAATCAAAGATGGGGAATTACGAAAGCCATCACTGCCCGTGTAAGCAGGGCTTAGTGCTTCTGGATGTGAAAATCCATTTTGAGGAATATGGCAGCTTGAGCATGATATTGAGTCGTCACCCGAAAGACGAGTATCAAAAAATAGCCTTTTCCCTAACTCTGCTTTTGCAGAATCCACCGCTAAAGGAGGTAATTTGGCTTCCACACTGGCGCTCAACAATATACAAACACCCAGAATAGCCTGAGTAATTGCTTGCTTTGTGGTCTTCATTCCCTTCCCCATAATCATGCTACTATTGATGTTCTATATTATTCGGCTACGGTTCATCATTGATATGATGGTGATCATACAAATCTAAATGATATCCGTTAGTATTCTAAATTAATATTCAAGACCATGTTGTTATTACTATGATTTATGCCAGCCTCATCGACCTAACACTCAATAAATTACAACACGGTAATGAACTTGAACAAATATCCTCCGCTAATGCTCTCCACCAATGCGAAGAAGCCATAAACGCATTAATATCTCAGTTGCATAATGATTCTGAAGAAATAACTATTGGCTGTTTAAATGCTTTATCGTCTTTATCCAATAGCCCAATAGAGCCACTCATCAAATGCTTATCTTCGGCTCATGACCCAGACGTCAAATTAGCGGCAATTCATGCCATTTCTACAAACCACCGCATTGATGATGCAAAGTCAGCGTTACTTGAATTAGCAAGTGGGGACAACGAATGTTGGGACGGTGATTGGGATGATGGCATTGATATCGCTCTTGCCTCCGTCAATGCTTTACTCAATACGACACAGGGCTTTGTAGAAGAAGAGCTAGCTCAATTAATTACGCTCATTCATAGCGACCCTGAACCCGAATTAGAGCAAGCCTTGTATTACTTACTGGCTAAGGTTGCCCCAAATAAACTTGATGACTTAGTTGAACAAGAATGGAGCCGATTTTTATCATCTCCTTTAAAAACCAGTTTGGGATTATCACGAACCAGAAAGTTACTGAAAGCCTCCTCGAACAAGGTTCATTTGTTCAAGTATCTTGAAAACGATGACTTACTGATTCAAAGAATAGCATTAACGAGACTGTCCGATTTAGATTCACGAGAGTACCTGCAAAGCTTTTTAAGCATGCTATCCAGCACGCAACAACCGATGCAAGATATCGCTATTTCGACACTATTACGCTGGCAATATCCAGTCGCTCCCCAATACTTAGAGCCGATCATCCGCAATAATCATCCAATTTCAAAAGTACTGCCATTTATAACCAAGGAAAGCTTCTTATTACTTTTAGAACAATGGCAATCTGGAGAGATGAATAAGAGTAATTTTGCCTCTTTTCTTAGCCTAACAAGCAGGTTTGATTGTAATTTATCCGAGATAGTGAAGCATTTCTTTGCCGAGTTCGGACGTTTAGAGCCACAGCATCAAATAGACTCATTGACTGAGTTATGTCAAAGCCGTGAGATGCAAATTCCGGTTTCATTTTTACGCATGCATCTTCAATCACAGACTTTGGATAACAGCGTGCGTCTTTTACTGATAAAGAACCTAGCTTCACAAAACACTCCCGCTTCTAAAAACTTAATCAATGAACTTATATTTGATAATGCGTACATTGATTTTAAGTCGACTGAAAGATCAGATTCAGAGGTCAACAGTCGATTAGAAGAAATTAAGACGAAGAAAGCAGAAGTAAACACGAAAGATAATAACTCTGAAAACAGTAACCTTAGTGCGACAAAACCCATGTCTACACTTGCTGCTTTATCAATGCCATTAGATGAGAAAACCACCTCTCCTACGAAGCAGCCATTCAAAAAGTCCCAAAGAAAAATTGCGACTATTGAGAGCCTAACCAATCGTTCAAAGGTGATTGAGTATTGCGCCTCTCAAGAGCAGCTAATTGAATTATGTACCGCCGTTTCAATTGAGCAATTAGACGAAGAAGATTTTTTTGCCATTGTAAAAGCTTCACTGCGGTGTAACTTGGCATACGCCTCTATTCGTTCAGATGAGCTAGACGACTATGCACATAAACTGTTAGTTAATTCAGATTACCGTACAGAATTGAAAACGCTTGTAGAGTGGCTAGGACCAGTTCATTTACAAACTGAGATACCAGCATTAGTTGAACTCAGCTCTCCGTTGCTCATCTCTCAATTAATCCCCTTCATCGAGGATCTTGATGTACTCAACATTTTATTAGAGCATCCCTATTTAGGCGTAAAACAACAAGCGACCATCAAGTTAGAATCTCTTATGAGAAGCGATAAAACTCGCTATATTGAACTCATTCATTTTGCTTTAAGTTCACCAGACCTTCATTCGACGGTGAGTCAATTTGATCACACAGTAATTGAAGAAGAGTTGGTCTTATTGTTAAACACTCATCCTTTAAAGGCTCTGCAATTTATGGGGGATTTTGGGGAGATGAAAGAGAGGTTTGATCTTGAGATGCATCTCCATCGTATAAACGATTGTGGTGATACCAAAACGGCTATTCATAAAATTCAGTAAAAACAGTTAATAAAGGACGGAGAATGAATGACTCAGTTAACTATCTTCTATGATGGAACATGCCCACTCTGCGCTAAAGAAATGAATGCGCTAAAAAAACATGATAAACAGAATTTACTGAAGACAGTGGATATCTACAGTGAGGACTTCTCGGCATACCCAGAGATTGATGCAGAAGCTGCTAACAACATTTTGCACGCCATCAATCACAAAGGACAATTACTGCTTGGTTTAGATGTGACCTATAAAGCATGGCAATTAATGGGACGCGGTTGGATTTATGCCCCACTTCGTTGGAAATTAGTGAAACCACTAGCAGATTCACTCTACCTAAAATTTGCCCGCAATCGGTATAAGGTTTCATTTTGGCTGACAGGCACTTCACGTTGTGACAGCAACAGCTGTTCGCGGTAGTGTTTCTTATCACTGATTTAAGACCGATATCAATCTAAGTCTAGGTAACCCTCATCATAAACCTAGATTAACCGTTACCACATCACCAAGATTGCAGCGATTGCGATAAAAAATAAAGCCAGCATATCCTTTCTTTTTACGCCTTCTTTCAGCCAGAAAAATGAAATTAAAATCGTAAAGAATACTTCTATTTGCCCCAAGGTTTTAACCAACGGCACAGTTTGCAGTGACATAGCACTGAACCAACCGAGAGATCCGATAAAACTGGCGATACTGGTCATCAACACCAACTTAGGTTTAATAAACATCGCTTTTAATGTTTGGCGATCGCGAAACAGCATGAACAAAACGAGCATTACCGTTTGCAAAAAGATAACCGAGAATAGCACCCATGCAGCGCGATGAGGGAAAGGAACGTCTAACGTTAAGCTCGCTTCTCGCACCCATAACGATGTTAGAGCAAACGAAGTACTGCACGCTAAACCTATTAATGCCGTTTTTAAGGAAATACTGCGAATACCATTAGGGCAGCTCAGCATGAATACCGCTATTGCCCCGATAAGTACGCCAATCCACCCCAATACTGATAACGAAGTGCCAAAAAATAAGACACCTAAAAAAGCAGAAACTGGCGCTTCACTTTTTGCAAGCCCTGCCCCAATGGCAAAATTTTTCTGTTTAAATAGAACAACCATTAACCCCGTAGCCACAATTTGCATGACCGAAGCACCAATAATAAAGAAGTAAGATTGATTAGAAAAAATAGGTAAAGGTGTGGGTTGATACCAATGTAAAAGCACTAAATATGCCGCCGCTAACGGACCTGCCCATAAAAAACGAGCCAAGGTAACACCAACAACATTCAGCTCTTTACTTAATCGACTTTGAAAAGCGTTCCGCCAAGATTGACTAAACGCAGCCAAAACCGTGAAAAATACCCAACTC
This Vibrio gallaecicus DNA region includes the following protein-coding sequences:
- a CDS encoding DMT family transporter, whose protein sequence is MSWVFFTVLAAFSQSWRNAFQSRLSKELNVVGVTLARFLWAGPLAAAYLVLLHWYQPTPLPIFSNQSYFFIIGASVMQIVATGLMVVLFKQKNFAIGAGLAKSEAPVSAFLGVLFFGTSLSVLGWIGVLIGAIAVFMLSCPNGIRSISLKTALIGLACSTSFALTSLWVREASLTLDVPFPHRAAWVLFSVIFLQTVMLVLFMLFRDRQTLKAMFIKPKLVLMTSIASFIGSLGWFSAMSLQTVPLVKTLGQIEVFFTILISFFWLKEGVKRKDMLALFFIAIAAILVMW
- a CDS encoding thiol-disulfide oxidoreductase DCC family protein, which encodes MTQLTIFYDGTCPLCAKEMNALKKHDKQNLLKTVDIYSEDFSAYPEIDAEAANNILHAINHKGQLLLGLDVTYKAWQLMGRGWIYAPLRWKLVKPLADSLYLKFARNRYKVSFWLTGTSRCDSNSCSR
- a CDS encoding cytochrome-c peroxidase — translated: MKTTKQAITQAILGVCILLSASVEAKLPPLAVDSAKAELGKRLFFDTRLSGDDSISCSSCHIPQNGFSHPEALSPAYTGSDGFRNSPSLINTAYKEVWFHDGRIGTNLNDVVRENITEDWLMNMDMRLMQERIKQDPIYVEMFQKAGLGEPSNGGVRKALPEYLKTLTSKNSPYDLNNLSALASQGQALFTGKAGCSQCHTGELFSDGLAHNTGVPENPDIFTDPMRHQSFLAFNMFMGIQDYLALKRDVGAHVQTHKADGSDRGSFITPSLRELTYTAPYMHNGMLSTLDEVVDFYNRGGGQDSNKDQRMKPLSLSKQEQAALVAFLESLSGDPLIGDEYEWLEYDFGYEYTEDWSNAKN
- a CDS encoding HEAT repeat domain-containing protein, encoding MIYASLIDLTLNKLQHGNELEQISSANALHQCEEAINALISQLHNDSEEITIGCLNALSSLSNSPIEPLIKCLSSAHDPDVKLAAIHAISTNHRIDDAKSALLELASGDNECWDGDWDDGIDIALASVNALLNTTQGFVEEELAQLITLIHSDPEPELEQALYYLLAKVAPNKLDDLVEQEWSRFLSSPLKTSLGLSRTRKLLKASSNKVHLFKYLENDDLLIQRIALTRLSDLDSREYLQSFLSMLSSTQQPMQDIAISTLLRWQYPVAPQYLEPIIRNNHPISKVLPFITKESFLLLLEQWQSGEMNKSNFASFLSLTSRFDCNLSEIVKHFFAEFGRLEPQHQIDSLTELCQSREMQIPVSFLRMHLQSQTLDNSVRLLLIKNLASQNTPASKNLINELIFDNAYIDFKSTERSDSEVNSRLEEIKTKKAEVNTKDNNSENSNLSATKPMSTLAALSMPLDEKTTSPTKQPFKKSQRKIATIESLTNRSKVIEYCASQEQLIELCTAVSIEQLDEEDFFAIVKASLRCNLAYASIRSDELDDYAHKLLVNSDYRTELKTLVEWLGPVHLQTEIPALVELSSPLLISQLIPFIEDLDVLNILLEHPYLGVKQQATIKLESLMRSDKTRYIELIHFALSSPDLHSTVSQFDHTVIEEELVLLLNTHPLKALQFMGDFGEMKERFDLEMHLHRINDCGDTKTAIHKIQ
- a CDS encoding cytochrome-c peroxidase, translating into MLRINSTCLSLTVILFLGAFFPFFANAGHSLAPLGEVPIPLDNKQTPEKIELGKILFYDGRLSGDTSSPCSGCHIQTQGWGFPDDLSMGYPGTVHWRNSQTIINAAYYDKFFWAGSAMSLETQAKDAAKGAVAGNGEDDIMEARLALVPEYVKRFKQVFGDDTPKIHNAWRAISAFERTLVQTDTPIDQYLRGDRSALTKQQIRGKRLFEGKANCLACHNGPLASDQKFYNIGVPPSLWWEDDELAQITFRFELYSKGVTEKMYRETKADPGAYFRAKRKEMLGKFRTPSIRYTKYTAPYMHNGAIPTLSDVIDFYNRGGIASDGRSTGFPQTKSPLIVPLGLNDQEKQDLLSFVEAFSGEQISIEEPELPPYEAMYTKEQILEARK
- a CDS encoding arsenate reductase (azurin) small subunit, which produces MLSRRDFLLYSGAATAISLVPITLFAGTEQQQEAHGRVAGYPRKKIAKMSQLINHEAVYFQYPDNGPNSIAMLTKTDIACGGGIGEQRDVVAFSMMCTHQGGPLTGNYKAIDEHRVVGQCPYHLSTFDIRRHGIIVSGQAFESLPQVLLELEGDDIYAVGVMGLIFGRIENIEGLDEVQDTELAKDADQAKEKAGFNELANFKSWES